ATCAAATCCGCGAAGTGCACCCTAAAGTTCTGGAAATCACCGGCCCGCATAGCTATGAGCAAGTTTTGCAGCACGTTCACCACTATGTGCCGAAACCAAAACATAATCCGTTCCTGAGCCTGGTACCTGAGCAAGGCGTGAAGCTGACTCCACGTCACTACGCCTACCTGAAAATTTCCGAAGGCTGTAACCACCGCTGCACCTTCTGCATCATCCCTTCAATGCGTGGCGATCTCGACAGCCGCCCGATTGGCGATGTGCTGTCTGAAGCGAAACGTCTGGTGGATGCGGGCGTAAAAGAGCTGCTGGTTATCTCGCAGGATACCTCCGCTTACGGCGTTGATGTTAAACACCGCACCGGTTTCTTCAACGGCGAGCCGGTAAAAACCAGCATGGTCAGCCTGTGCGAGCAGTTGTCTAAACTCGGCGTGTGGACGCGTCTGCATTACGTTTACCCGTACCCGCACGTTGATGATGTGATTCCTTTGATGGCCGAAGGCAAAATCCTGCCGTACCTGGATATTCCATTGCAGCACGCCAGCCCGCGCATTCTGAAGTTGATGAAGCGCCCAGGCAGCGTTGACCGCCAGTTGCAGCGCATCAAGCAATGGCGTGAGATCTGCCCGGATCTGACGTTGCGTTCCACCTTCATCGTTGGCTTCCCTGGCGAAACCGAAGAAGACTTCCAGATGCTGCTCGACTTCCTGAAAGAAGCGCGTCTGGATCGCGTCGGCTGCTTTAAATTCAGCCCGGTTGAAGGCGCAACCGCCAACGAACTGGCAGACCCAGTGCCGGAAGAAGTGAAAGAAGAGCGCTGGAACCGTTTCATGCAGTTACAACAGCAGATTTCTGCTGAACGTCTGCAAGAAAAAGTGGGCCGCGAAATTCTGGTTATCGTCGATGAAGTTGACGAAGAAGGCGCGATTGGCCGCAGCATGGCTGATGCACCAGAAATCGACGGCGCGGTGTATTTGAACGGCGAAACCAAACTGAAAGCGGGTGATGTGGTGCGCGTGAAAGTAGAAAACGCGGACGAGTATGACCTGTGGGGTACGGTGGTTTAACAGGCTTTGCGGCGGGTGGCGCTAACGCTTACCCGCCCTACTAAACTGAATGTCGGATGGCGCTTGCGCTTATCCGACCTACCAGAAAGCAAGTGTAGGGCGGATAAGCGCAAGCGCCATCCGCTTTTTTTCTCCGCATTACCCCTTTATCTTCGGATCCAACGCATCCCGCAATCCATCCCCCAGCAAATTAAACGCCAGTACCGTCAGGAAAATCGCCAGACTTGGGAAGATAGCCACATGCGGCGCAATCACCATATCGGCTCGCGCTTCGTTAAGCATCGCGCCCCACTCCGGCGTCGGAGGCTGCGCTCCCAATCCCAAAAATGACAGGCTTGCCGCTGAGATTATCGACGTGCCAATTCGCATGGTGAAATAGACCACAATCGACGAAACCGTGCCCGGCAGGATATGGCGGAAGATAATGGTCGCGTCCGAGGCACCGATACTGCGGGCCGATTCGATAAAAGTCTGGTGTTTCAGCACCAACGTATTGCCGCGCACCAGGCGGGCAAAAGCCGGAATGCTGAATATAGCGACGGCGATAATCACGTTCGACATGCCGCTGCCCATCACCGCCACCACGGCAATCGCCAGCAAAATCCCCGGGAAGGCGAATAACACATCGCAAATGCGCATAATCACGCGGTCCCACCAGCCTTCGTAGTAACCCGCCAGCAGGCCAAAGAACGTGCCGATCATCGCGCCAATGAATACCGAAAACACCCCAGCCGCCAGCGAGATTTGCGCCCCGACCAGCACGCGGCTGAAAATATCGCGCCCCAGGGAATCAACACCAAACCAGTGCAGCATCGACGGGCCATCGTTGAGGCGGTCGTAATCAAAATAGTTTTCCGCATCAAACGGTGAAATCCACGGCGCAATCAGCGCGATGGCTATCAGAAACAGAACAAACGCCCCGGCGGTCATCGCCACCGGTTGTTTGCGTAAACGGCGCAGAAATTCATGCCACGGGGTGCGCACCTGGTCTGGCCGAACAATCGGCATCGCGTTCAGTACCGCCTGGCGTCGCCAGTTAAAAAGTCGCATCCTTACTTGTACCTGATAGCCGGGTTAATGGCGGCGTAAAGCAAATCCACCACTAAGTTGATAACAATAAATTCCAGCGAGAACAGCAACACTTCCGCCTGAATCACCGGGTAGTCACGCATTTCAACTGAATCCACCAGCAGACGCCCAAGCCCCGGCCAGTTAAAGACTTTCTCGACGACAATTGAGCCCCCGAGCAAAAAGCCGAACTGTAACCCCATCATGGTGACCACCGGGATCATCGCATTGCGCAGCCCGTGCTTGATCACGATCAGCGTTTCGCTCACCCCTTTAGCTCGCGCGGTACGCATGTAATCTTCTTGCAGCACGTCAACGAACGAGGCGCGCGTAAACCGCGCCATCACCGCCGCTACGGCAGCCCCCAGAGTAATCGACGGTAAAACATAGTGCTGCCAGGTGTCCGCACCTACGGTCGGTAGCCAGCCTAGTTCCACAGAGAAAACCTGCATTAGCAACATCCCCAGCGCGAACGCCGGGAAAGAGATGCCGGAGACGGCAATCGTCATGCTGAGTCTGTCCGGCCAGCGGTTGCGCCACACGGCGGAAATAATCCCGGTGAACAGGCCAAAGATCACCGCCCAAATCATGCTGGTGAGCGTCAACCACAGCGTAGGCATAAACCGGCTGGCGATCTCTTCAGAAACCGGCCGACGCGAAACCATCGAGGTGCCAAAATCGCCCTGCACGATATTGGTGATGAAATGCAAAAACTGCTGCCACAGCGGTAAATCCAGGCCCAGTTGCTGGCGCACCATGTTGATAACGGTGGAATCAGCTTCCGGCCCGGCAATCAACCGTGCCGGGTCGCCGGGCAGCATATGCACGAACAGGAACACCAACACTGCCACAATCAGCAGCGTGGGGATCAGGCCCAGCAGGCGTTTGAGGAAGTAATTAAACAAATTCACTCCGTTAACGTAGGGCGGGTAAACGCACGCGCCACCCGCCATATTCCCGGTGGATAGCGCGTGCGCTTATCCACCCTACAACCAAAGACCTGCTGCTATTTCAAATCTGCATCATCAAAACTAAACCCGGTATCCGGCATCACATAGAAACCGCTGAGGTTTTTGCTGTGCGCGGAAACCAGTTTTTCCACCACTAACGGCACCCACGGAGATTCCTTCCAGATGGTGTCCTGGGCGTCTTTGTAGAGTTTCGCTTTCTCATCACGATTCG
This genomic window from Buttiauxella gaviniae contains:
- the rimO gene encoding 30S ribosomal protein S12 methylthiotransferase RimO; protein product: MQQPRIGFVSLGCPKNLVDSERILTELRTEGYDVVPSYDDADMVIVNTCGFIDSAVQESLEAIGEALNENGKVIVTGCLGAKEDQIREVHPKVLEITGPHSYEQVLQHVHHYVPKPKHNPFLSLVPEQGVKLTPRHYAYLKISEGCNHRCTFCIIPSMRGDLDSRPIGDVLSEAKRLVDAGVKELLVISQDTSAYGVDVKHRTGFFNGEPVKTSMVSLCEQLSKLGVWTRLHYVYPYPHVDDVIPLMAEGKILPYLDIPLQHASPRILKLMKRPGSVDRQLQRIKQWREICPDLTLRSTFIVGFPGETEEDFQMLLDFLKEARLDRVGCFKFSPVEGATANELADPVPEEVKEERWNRFMQLQQQISAERLQEKVGREILVIVDEVDEEGAIGRSMADAPEIDGAVYLNGETKLKAGDVVRVKVENADEYDLWGTVV
- the gsiD gene encoding glutathione ABC transporter permease GsiD, which translates into the protein MRLFNWRRQAVLNAMPIVRPDQVRTPWHEFLRRLRKQPVAMTAGAFVLFLIAIALIAPWISPFDAENYFDYDRLNDGPSMLHWFGVDSLGRDIFSRVLVGAQISLAAGVFSVFIGAMIGTFFGLLAGYYEGWWDRVIMRICDVLFAFPGILLAIAVVAVMGSGMSNVIIAVAIFSIPAFARLVRGNTLVLKHQTFIESARSIGASDATIIFRHILPGTVSSIVVYFTMRIGTSIISAASLSFLGLGAQPPTPEWGAMLNEARADMVIAPHVAIFPSLAIFLTVLAFNLLGDGLRDALDPKIKG
- the gsiC gene encoding glutathione ABC transporter permease GsiC gives rise to the protein MFNYFLKRLLGLIPTLLIVAVLVFLFVHMLPGDPARLIAGPEADSTVINMVRQQLGLDLPLWQQFLHFITNIVQGDFGTSMVSRRPVSEEIASRFMPTLWLTLTSMIWAVIFGLFTGIISAVWRNRWPDRLSMTIAVSGISFPAFALGMLLMQVFSVELGWLPTVGADTWQHYVLPSITLGAAVAAVMARFTRASFVDVLQEDYMRTARAKGVSETLIVIKHGLRNAMIPVVTMMGLQFGFLLGGSIVVEKVFNWPGLGRLLVDSVEMRDYPVIQAEVLLFSLEFIVINLVVDLLYAAINPAIRYK